A single window of Nicotiana sylvestris chromosome 3, ASM39365v2, whole genome shotgun sequence DNA harbors:
- the LOC138887807 gene encoding uncharacterized protein, giving the protein MGGEYEPLKTYFPDEEVSFVGEDITETYDSWRMFFDGAANFKGVGIGAVLVSETGQHYSVSAKLRFPCTNNVAKYEAYIQGRNMAIDMNIQELLVIGDLDLFVHQVQGEWATKNSKILPYLHHVQELRKRFAKIEFRHVPKIQNEFADALATLSSMIQHPDKNFIDPIPVRIHNQPAYCAPVEEETDGKPWFHDIKEYLAKGDYPGHANYT; this is encoded by the coding sequence atgggaggagaatacgaacccttgaaaacgtattttcctgatgaagaagtgtcatttgtGGGAGAAGACATTACTGAAACATACGatagttggaggatgttcttcgatggagctgcaaatttcaaaggagtgggcattggagcggttttggtatcagaaacaggtcaacattattcggtatctgctaaactAAGATTTCCATGCACTAACAATGTGGCAAAGTATGAAGCCTATATACAAGGGcgcaacatggcaatcgacatgaatattcaggagttgctggtaatcggtgatttaGATTTGttcgtgcaccaggtacaaggagaatgggccaccaagaattccaagatattgccatatctgcaccatgtgcaagaattgaggaaaaggtttgCGAAGATAGAGTTTCGTCATGTGCCcaaaattcagaatgagttcgcaGATGCATTAGCCaccttgtcatccatgatacagcatccagataagaatttcattgatcccatcccagtgagaattcataatcagccAGCGTATTGTGCCCCTGTCGAAGAGGAgacggatggaaaaccttggtttcatgatatcaaagaatatttggcaaagggagacTATCCCGGGCATGCGAACTATACTTAG